A DNA window from Solanum lycopersicum chromosome 3, SLM_r2.1 contains the following coding sequences:
- the LOC101261213 gene encoding uncharacterized protein, with product MKKELKTENNNSNGNKRSRVESGLDSAGDSPESKRVNTEVETDPDSSESRVSPNRSNSPESDDVQTDVYLDSTEAKQIREDILDILDEPDALTECPPEIQDLDSVMKSFEEEILHHSPLNDTQTVLDLTPSKSGDSQPDLGYLLEASDDELGLPPTVSPANEQVNVESAVMPEAAEFANMAGFEDEMPNYDTFDFGMDHEVRVGDNDIDNSNTDFVTVGGLFDYPEPSDFSDFSWRQESLPAL from the coding sequence ATGAAAAAAGAGTTGAAAACCGAAAATAATAACAGTAACGGTAACAAGCGGTCCCGAGTTGAGTCAGGATTAGACTCAGCTGGTGACTCGCCTGAGTCTAAGCGAGTTAACACAGAGGTTGAGACAGATCCTGACTCGTCCGAGTCGAGAGTGAGTCCCAACCGTTCAAACTCGCCGGAATCGGATGATGTGCAAACAGATGTGTACCTGGATTCAACGGAGGCCAAGCAGATCAGAGAAGATATATTGGATATCTTAGATGAGCCTGATGCTCTGACGGAATGTCCTCCGGAGATTCAGGATCTGGACTCTGTCATGAAGAGTTTCGAGGAAGAGATCCTTCACCACTCACCTTTGAACGATACACAAACCGTCCTCGACCTGACTCCATCGAAATCTGGCGACTCACAACCGGACCTCGGATACCTCCTCGAGGCCTCGGATGATGAGCTCGGCCTTCCTCCTACAGTATCTCCGGCTAACGAACAGGTTAACGTCGAATCTGCCGTCATGCCGGAGGCCGCTGAATTTGCGAATATGGCTGGTTTTGAGGACGAAATGCCTAATTACGACACGTTCGACTTCGGCATGGACCACGAGGTTAGGGTAGGAGATAATGACATCGATAACAGCAACACCGACTTCGTGACGGTAGGAGGACTGTTTGATTACCCTGAGCCGTCGGATTTTTCCGATTTCTCATGGCGGCAGGAATCCTTACCCGCTCTATAA
- the LOC104646555 gene encoding non-specific lipid transfer protein GPI-anchored 10 yields the protein MAFTTVLIFSLLFVFVPTTLSQTFGNLPAGPTASSCGPLLLRLAPCGPFVQGGSPSPTERCCSNLRQLYIQQPDCLCLLLNQTGISTLPINTTLALQLPLLCSMHVDNNTCSGSEGLAPRSSTPQVSFGTNNNSSVAASPMVTVPPQTSSTFGFGFHNSSAANINAKESLMIITVLTSWGAFFWL from the exons ATGGCTTTTACTACTGttcttattttttcacttctatTTGTTTTTGTACCTACAACCCTTTCACAGACATTCGGTAACTTACCTGCAGGGCCCACCGCGTCGTCGTGTGGGCCACTACTGCTGCGATTGGCTCCCTGTGGACCGTTTGTGCAGGGCGGATCGCCTTCACCGACCGAGCGGTGTTGCAGTAACCTCAGGCAACTCTATATCCAACAACCAGATTGTCTTTGCCTGTTGCTCAATCAAACTGGCATCAGCACTCTTCCAATAAACACCACTTTGGCACTTCAATTGCCACTTCTTTGCAGTATGCATGTTGACAATAATACCTGTTCAG GTTCTGAAGGACTGGCTCCTAGGTCATCAACACCTCAAGTTTCATTCGGGACAAATAACAATTCATCTGTTGCTG CTTCGCCAATGGTAACAGTACCACCTCAGACGTCCAGCACTTTTGGATTTGGCTTTCACAACAGCTCTGCAGCAAACATCAACGCGAAGGAGAGCTTGATGATCATCACAGTGCTAACTTCGTGGGGTGCATTCTTCTGGCTCTAG
- the ALMT5 gene encoding aluminum-activated malate transporter ALMT5 codes for MVRKLNSFRKSFEDKRLRERLLSLCNGVEYTELPGFRHSLDHQDQETSGCCSSFRERFSELWKDWKRVSVKAMEMGRTDPRKIIFSAKMGLALILISLLIFFKEPAVKELGKYSVWAILTVVVVFEFSIGATLSKGFNRGLGTLSAGGLALAMAELSQLAGEWEEVVIVIGIFITGFLITYAKQYPAMKPYEYGFRVFLITYCFIMVSGYHTREFIETAVSRFLLIALGASISLAVNICVYPIWAGEDLHNLVTKNFINIANSLEGCISEYLNCVEYKRIPSKILTYQVADDPVYNGYRSAVESISQEEALEAFAVWEPPHGPYKMIKYPWKNYVKVSGALRYCAFMVMALHGCILSEIQAPAERRQVFRNELQRVGTASAKVLRELGEKVKKMEKLGSGDILYEVHEAAEELQKKVDRKSYLFVNAENWEIGTRATAVDISQELGSMDEDKSLLQHHRSQSETVINIDSILASKSWDNRTCNLASNNNQTTGVTPENSVGKPKFRTTHSLPKDNDALKEVEAGEDEEEEEEESKTYESASALSLATFTSLLIEFVARLQNVVDSFEELSEKAKFKDPMDLSDASQKVGLWSRFKGCIKFWKRESSLPV; via the exons ATGGTGAGAAAATTGAATTCCTTCAGGAAGAGTTTTGAAGACAAACGATTAAGAGAACGTCTTCTTTCTTTATGCAACGGCGTCGAGTACACTGAGTTACCTGGTTTCCGGCATAGTCTTGATCACCAAGACCAAGAAACTTCTGGATGTTGTTCTTCTTTCCGGGAGAGGTTTTCTGAGCTATGGAAGGATTGGAAAAGAGTTTCTGTAAAGGCGATGGAGATGGGTCGAACCGACCCGAGAAAGATCATCTTCTCCGCCAAGATGGGTTTGGCATTGATTCTTATATCTTTGTTAATCTTTTTTAAGGAACCCGCGGTTAAAGAGCTTGGTAAATACTCTGTATGGGCTATTCTTACTGTCGTCGTCGTTTTTGAGTTCAGTATTG GAGCCACTCTAAGCAAAGGGTTTAATCGTGGGCTTGGGACATTATCAGCTGGAGGACTAGCTCTTGCAATGGCTGAATTGTCTCAATTGGCTGGAGAATGGGAAGAAGTTGTTATAGTAATTGGTATATTTATAACAG GTTTTTTAATTACATATGCAAAACAGTACCCAGCAATGAAGCCTTATGAATATGGTTTCCGGGTTTTCTTGATAACGTATTGTTTCATCATGGTATCTGGCTATCACACAAGAGAATTTATTGAAACAGCTGTTAGTCGGTTTTTGCTCATTGCACTTGGTGCTAGTATTTCTTTAGCTGTGAACATATGTGTGTATCCCATCTGGGCTGGTGAGGATCTTCACAATCTGGTGACGAAGAATTTCATCAATATAGCTAATTCACTAGAAG GTTGTATCAGTGAATATCTGAACTGTGTCGAATATAAGAGGATCCCTTCAAAAATTCTTACCTACCAAGTGGCTGATGATCCAGTTTACAATGGCTACAGATCAGCAGTAGAATCTATAAGCCAAGAGGAAGCTCTG GAAGCATTTGCAGTCTGGGAGCCACCCCATGGTCCATACAAGATGATTAAATATCCTTGGAAAAACTATGTCAAAGTTAGTGGTGCATTAAGGTATTGCGCTTTCATGGTTATGGCACTGCATGGATGTATACTGTCTGAAATACAG GCACCTGCCGAAAGAAGACAGGTTTTTCGTAATGAGCTTCAGAGAGTAGGTACAGCAAGTGCCAAAGTGTTGAGAGAACTGGGGGAGAAAGTGAAAAAGATGGAGAAGTTGGGGTCAGGGGACATTCTCTATGAAGTTCATGAAGCAGCAGAAGAGTTGCAAAAAAAGGTGGATCGGAAGTCTTATCTTTTCGTCAATGCTGAAAACTGGGAAATAGGAACACGAGCCACAGCGGTGGATATTTCCCAGGAGCTTGGAAGCATGGATGAGGACAAAAGCTTACTTCAACATCACAGGTCTCAAAGTGAAACAGTCATCAACATAGACTCCATCCTTGCCTCAAAAAGTTGGGATAATAGGACGTGTAACCTGGCTAGTAATAACAACCAAACTACAGGAGTAACCCCAGAAAACTCGGTTGGGAAACCAAAATTCCGAACAACACATTCTCTGCCTAAAGATAATGATGCACTAAAGGAGGTGGAAGCGGGGgaggatgaagaagaagaagaagaagaatcaaaGACATACGAAAGTGCCAGTGCTTTGTCTTTAGCAACATTCACATCCCTTCTCATAGAATTTGTTGCAAGACTTCAAAACGTAGTAGACTCATTCGAAGAATTAAGTGAGAAAGCAAAATTTAAGGATCCTATGGATTTGTCTGATGCATCGCAGAAAGTTGGCTTGTGGTCCAGGTTTAAAGGGTGTATAAAGTTTTGGAAAAGAGAGAGCAGTTTACCAGTTTAG